From the Methanocaldococcus fervens AG86 genome, the window AAAGCATTAAAAAAATCTGTTTTAAAGAGGGTTAGGGGTTTGGATAAAGTAGGAATTATCTGCTCTGGTGGAGTTGATAGTTCCTTAATAGCTAAATTAGCATCTTTGTATTGTGAAGTCATCTTATATGCTGTTGGAACTGAAAATAGTGAAGATTTAATTTATGCTGAAAAATTGACTAAGGATTTGAATTTAAAATTGAGGAAGAAGATTATTTCAGAAGAGGAGTATGAAAGCTATGTGTTTAAGGTAGCTAAGGCAATAGATGAAGTTGATTTAATGAAAATAGGTGTTGGAATTCCTATTTATGCCGCTTCAGAAATGGCTAAAGAAGATGGCTTAAAGGTTGTTTTGTCTGGACAAGGAGCTGATGAGTTGTTTGGTGGATATGCAAGACATGAAAGGATTTATAAAGAAAAAGGGGAGGAGGAGCTGAAAAAAGAGCTATTAAAGGATGTAAATAATTTATATAAGGTGAATTTAGAAAGGGACGACCACTGCACAATGGCTAATGGAGTTGAGTTGAGAGTTCCTTTTTTAGATGAAGAGGTTGTTGAGATTGCTTTATCAATACCTGTTGATTACAAGATATCTGAACTCAGAAAAAAGATTTTGAGAGATGTTGCCTCTCAATATTTGCCTGATTATATAGCTTATAGACCAAAAAAAGCCGCTCAATATGGAAGCGGTGGGGAAAAGATAATTTATAAAGTTGCTAAAAAATATGGATTTTCAAAGAAAAAAATTAATGAGTTTTTAGAGATGTTAAAGAAGAAAATTATTGATGAGATTAATGAGTGATACCTATGTTCAATAAAAAATTATTAATTGGAATGCTTCACTTAAAACCATTGCCTGGGAGTTATCATTACAACAATGACTTTGATAGTATTGTAGATTTTGCAATTAAAGAAGCTAAAAAGATTGAGGAAGCTGGATTTGATGCTGTAATGATTGAAAATTTTGGAGATGCACCATTTAAAAAAGAGGCAGGTAAAATAACGATTGCATCAATGGCTGTAATAGCAAAAGCTATAAAGGAAGAGGTATCATTACCATTGGGAATAAATGTATTAAGGAACGATGCCGTTGGGGCTTATTCAATAGCTTATGTTGTTAAAGCTGATTTTATAAGAGTTAATGTCCTATCTGGCGTTGCATTTACAGACCAGGGGATTATTGAAGGAAACGCCCATGAATTAGCTAAATTAAAAAAGCTAATACCAAGTAAAATAAAGGTCTTTGCTGATGTTCATGTTAAACATGCCTATCATTTTATAGACTTTGAAAGCTCGTTGTTGGATACCGTTGAAAGAGGTTTAGCTGATGCTGTAGTTGTTAGTGGTAAGAGAACTGGAAAAGAAGTTGATATAGAAAAATTAAAATTAGCTAAGGAGTTGGTTGATGTTCCTGTTATTGTTGGCTCTGGAACAACGTATGACAATTTAAAAAAACTTTGGGATTATGCGGATGGGTTTATAATTGGGACGTGGATAAAGAGAGATGGAAATGTTAAAAATGAGATAGATATAGAGAGGGCTAAAAAGATTGTTAATTTAGCCAATAGGTTGAGGGGATAAGATGATTTATTTGGCGATATTTGCTTTTGTATTTTCGGCAGTTTTTTGTTATTTTTTAATAAAAAAGATGGTTAATTATAAATTTAGTTATGATTTACACAAAAAAGAGAAGGTTAAAGTTCCGGAGATGGGAGGTTTAGCAGTTTTGTTTTCCAATGCCTTATTTATCCCCTTTGTAAATCCAACTTTTATACTGCCAATAGTTGCCGCTGGAATTATAGGGGTTGTTGATGACATAGCCAAATTATCACCAAAAGAAAAATTAATACTGCTTTTTACCTCTGGATTGATTGTAGGGGTTTTGTTTTACAATAGCTCATATATAAGTTGGATTGATATTTTAATTGTTGCTTTTGGAATTATGATTTTTTCAAATTTAACGAACATGTTGGCTGGTTTCAACGGATTAGAAATAGGAATGGGAGTTATTGCCTCTACTTCATTGGCAGTAGTTTTATTTTTAGATAATTGCACATCTGGATTTTTATCAGCTTTAATAGTCTCTGCCTCTTACTTTGGATTGCTGATATTTAACAAATATCCGGCAAAGATATTTCCGGGAGATGTAGGCACTCTCCCAATTGGAGCTTTTTTAGCTTCTTTGGCAGTGATATATAAGGAATATGTCTCATTTTTAATTATAATGATGCCTTATATTATAGATGCCTCTTTAAAGTATTTAAGTGCTGGCGTTATGAGTAGGGATGAGCATAAGCCAACAACTTTAGGAGAAGATGGAAGATTATATTACATAGGAGGTTATCTTTCTTTACCAAGGTTAATATTGAAATATAAGGCAATGAAAGAGTACCAATTGGTTTTAATTTTATGGATTATTGGGGCATTATTTGGGATGGCTGGAATTTTAATAGCATCAATAATTTAACGGTGATTATTTTGATAGAAGAGATATTTAAAGAAGTTTTAAAAGAGATAAAACCTTCAAAAACTGAGATGGAAAAGCTAAAAATTAAAGCAAATGAAATTATTGACAAAATTTGGGAGGTAATTAAAGAAAATAACTATCCAGTTTTAGAAGTTTTGTTAGTTGGCTCTTCAGCAAGAAATACAAATTTAAAAGATGATTATGATATAGATATTTTTATCCTATTTGATAAATCAACTTCTGAAGATGAATTGGAAGAAATGGGGTTAAATATTGGTATAGAGACAATAAAAAGATTAAACGGCTCTTACAAAATAAACTACGCCTCCCACCCTTATGTTAATGGTAAGGTTGATGAGTATGAGGTAGATATAGTTCCATGCTACAAAATAGATTTTGGAGAAAAGATAATCTCTGCCGTTGATAGAACTCCTTTACATCACAAATTTTTAAAGGATAGGTTGAATGAAAAATTATGCGATGAGGTTAGATTGTTAAAGGCATTTTTAAAAAGTTTGGGATTATATGGCTCAGATGTTAAAACTAAAGGATTCTCTGGATATCTATGCGAGTTGTTGATTTTGCATTACGGATCATTTATAAATCTATTAAAAGATGCTCAAAATTGGAAGATTGGGAAGAAAATTATTTTAAAAGATATCTTTGAGATTTATAAGGATGTTGATATTAATAAATTAAAAAAATTTGAAGAGCCATTTGTTGTCTATGACCCTGTAGATTTAAATAGAAATGTTGCATCTCCATTAAGTAAAGAGAATTTCTGCGAATTTATATTTTATGCACGAGAGTTTTTAAAAAATCCTTCTATCGAATTCTTTAAAGATTATGCTAAAAAATTGGAAAAGATTTTAGAAGATAGGGAGCATGGTTATAGGTTGATATTAAAAATTCCAAGAGAAGATGTTGTTGATGACATTATCTATCCACAAATGGAAAAGCTTCAAAAAAGTATAAATAAAGCTATTACAAAAAATGAATTTGTAATTTTGGATAGTAAGTGTTTTGCAGATGAGGATTATTGTTATCTATATTGGGAATTTTTAGTTCATAAATTGCCAAGAGTTGCATTAAGGGAAGGTCCTCCAATATTTGAAAAGGAGAGGGCTGAGAGATTTTTAAAAAAGTATGATAAAGTTTTTATTAAGGATTGTAAGTTATTTGCATATACTGAGAGGAAATACTACCATATAATTGATTTATTTAAAGATATTGTTAATGGGAATTTACAGAATATATCTATTCCAAAATACGTTAATCCAAGAAAAGGTGAAATTATAGAGTTATAATAAAAGGATAGGTATAGAGTTGAGAGATTATGGAGAATACAAGTAATTTGATAAAAAATGCAAATGAATTTTTAGATTCTTTAAATGAACTCAGTGAAAAATTAAAAGAGGTAGTTGATAGTATAAAAAATAAAACCATTGATAAAACTGAATTGTTAAATATTATATTGATGCTGGAAAAGAATTTAGAGATTCTGCAGGATTTAAAATCAAAAATGGAATTTTTAGAATTTGATTCTCCATATAAGAACGTTGGAAAGTTAAAAGGTTGTTATGATAACGAAGGTTTACAGGAAATAGCAAATTACAGCACATATTTAAGAAGGATTGCCAGTGAAAAGAAAGGAATATTAGAAAGAGTTAGGCATGCGTTAGTGGCACATAAAATTGCTTTAGCACATTTAACTGAAGATATTGGGAACATAGATTTACCCCCAAACTTACCATTGGATGGTTCTTACAAAAAGGTAATGTTTGAATTCCCTCCTTACTTAGTTACAACCTATAAAGAATTTTTAGACATTTTAGAGCCAAAAGGTAGGGGAATTTTAACCTCCTATACCATATCACTTATAGTTGTTGAGAAAGGGAAGAGAGAGTTTAAAAGGATTAAAATTGAAGATAAAAATTATGAAAAATATATTAAGGAGAAATTTGGAAATGCAA encodes:
- the cca gene encoding CCA tRNA nucleotidyltransferase, producing MIILIEEIFKEVLKEIKPSKTEMEKLKIKANEIIDKIWEVIKENNYPVLEVLLVGSSARNTNLKDDYDIDIFILFDKSTSEDELEEMGLNIGIETIKRLNGSYKINYASHPYVNGKVDEYEVDIVPCYKIDFGEKIISAVDRTPLHHKFLKDRLNEKLCDEVRLLKAFLKSLGLYGSDVKTKGFSGYLCELLILHYGSFINLLKDAQNWKIGKKIILKDIFEIYKDVDINKLKKFEEPFVVYDPVDLNRNVASPLSKENFCEFIFYAREFLKNPSIEFFKDYAKKLEKILEDREHGYRLILKIPREDVVDDIIYPQMEKLQKSINKAITKNEFVILDSKCFADEDYCYLYWEFLVHKLPRVALREGPPIFEKERAERFLKKYDKVFIKDCKLFAYTERKYYHIIDLFKDIVNGNLQNISIPKYVNPRKGEIIEL
- a CDS encoding MraY family glycosyltransferase; the protein is MIYLAIFAFVFSAVFCYFLIKKMVNYKFSYDLHKKEKVKVPEMGGLAVLFSNALFIPFVNPTFILPIVAAGIIGVVDDIAKLSPKEKLILLFTSGLIVGVLFYNSSYISWIDILIVAFGIMIFSNLTNMLAGFNGLEIGMGVIASTSLAVVLFLDNCTSGFLSALIVSASYFGLLIFNKYPAKIFPGDVGTLPIGAFLASLAVIYKEYVSFLIIMMPYIIDASLKYLSAGVMSRDEHKPTTLGEDGRLYYIGGYLSLPRLILKYKAMKEYQLVLILWIIGALFGMAGILIASII
- the asnB gene encoding asparagine synthase (glutamine-hydrolyzing), giving the protein MCSISGIIVKENQIPAKYAIEMMKILKHRGKDGSGLLLDDEVVYFEDFKDVEDLEDEMIGNLSLAHNRLAIVGKHGAQPIPNEDEDIWMVCNGEIYNYIELREYLKENHEFRTDTDNEVIIHLYEERMLEEIDGDYAFAIYDKSDNSVLLSRDLFGVKPLFYVDTDKYFAFASERKALWHLLININGYEKDLDKLNGKIKTLKPNSQLIYYLSDNSFEIIENFKKLKLNYMKERSYGEAKKYLDKALKKSVLKRVRGLDKVGIICSGGVDSSLIAKLASLYCEVILYAVGTENSEDLIYAEKLTKDLNLKLRKKIISEEEYESYVFKVAKAIDEVDLMKIGVGIPIYAASEMAKEDGLKVVLSGQGADELFGGYARHERIYKEKGEEELKKELLKDVNNLYKVNLERDDHCTMANGVELRVPFLDEEVVEIALSIPVDYKISELRKKILRDVASQYLPDYIAYRPKKAAQYGSGGEKIIYKVAKKYGFSKKKINEFLEMLKKKIIDEINE
- a CDS encoding BtpA/SgcQ family protein — translated: MFNKKLLIGMLHLKPLPGSYHYNNDFDSIVDFAIKEAKKIEEAGFDAVMIENFGDAPFKKEAGKITIASMAVIAKAIKEEVSLPLGINVLRNDAVGAYSIAYVVKADFIRVNVLSGVAFTDQGIIEGNAHELAKLKKLIPSKIKVFADVHVKHAYHFIDFESSLLDTVERGLADAVVVSGKRTGKEVDIEKLKLAKELVDVPVIVGSGTTYDNLKKLWDYADGFIIGTWIKRDGNVKNEIDIERAKKIVNLANRLRG